From the Polaribacter gangjinensis genome, the window GAAGTTATTTAAAGAAAACTATTAAATTAATGTAAAATAACCATTAAATTTAAAAAAAATATGAGATTGATAGTAATTCTTTAAAATAAAATAGTATATTTGCCATGACATAACATTATTAAGTTAATAATTAATCCCCCGTAAATTATGACTGCACAAGAGTGGAAGAGTTATGGCAAATTCGTTCGTATTAACAACAACGATTTATTTGTCATAGACACAGCAGAAGATGAAACTTCATCAAAAGAAACATTAGTAATCATTAATGGATATCCTTCAACAACTTATGATTACAATAGAATTATCCCAATTTTAAGCGAATATTACAGAGTAATTATTCATGACCATTTTGGATTTGGTTTTTCTGACTTGCCAGATACGTATTGCTTTTCATTAATGGATCAAGCAAATGTGTGTATTGAACTTTGGAGAAAATTAAATTTAAAAAGCTTTACAATTTTAGCAGACGGTTATGGTTCTAAGGTTGCAAAAGAAATCTTATACAAGAAAAATGCTAATTTCATTTCTTTTAACATCAAAAAACTACTAATTTGTAATAGTATATCAAATGATATTTATTCTGACTTAAATACTATTACTTCGCTTATAAACAATAAAAAAATAGCGAAATACAAAGATATTTTAATGAATTACAAGAGTAATCATTTTTATCAACTTTCTGGAGAAAACAACAAGTACAAAGACAAAGAAAAAATTGATAGAATTTGGCAAAAATTCAATGAATTAGAACATCAAAAAGAAGCTTTGGTTTTATGCTGTTATAATGAAGAAAGTTATTTGTATTGGCATAGATGGATGGGTGCTTTAAAAGAAACCAATATTCCTGTCAAGATTTTTTGGCGCAAAGACGACCTTTCTAACATCAAAAATATTTTACTAAACATAGCTTCAAATCATCACAATAATATAGAAATTATCGAAAATAAAAACTGTTTTGTTTTAGATAAAGAACCTATAAATTGGTTGTTGATGGTTTTAAAAGAGCTAGACCAATCAATTTATCATTCTTACAAATACGAATTTGCAACTGCATAAAAGAAGCAAATGAATATTAAAGATTGGTCAACCAAGCATCAAACAATTGAATTGTTAGGGCAAAGGGTATCATTCATAGATACTGTAGTGGGTGAAAAAATAATTTTAGTGATTCACGGTTATGGATCGTGTTC encodes:
- a CDS encoding alpha/beta fold hydrolase, coding for MTAQEWKSYGKFVRINNNDLFVIDTAEDETSSKETLVIINGYPSTTYDYNRIIPILSEYYRVIIHDHFGFGFSDLPDTYCFSLMDQANVCIELWRKLNLKSFTILADGYGSKVAKEILYKKNANFISFNIKKLLICNSISNDIYSDLNTITSLINNKKIAKYKDILMNYKSNHFYQLSGENNKYKDKEKIDRIWQKFNELEHQKEALVLCCYNEESYLYWHRWMGALKETNIPVKIFWRKDDLSNIKNILLNIASNHHNNIEIIENKNCFVLDKEPINWLLMVLKELDQSIYHSYKYEFATA